A portion of the Leifsonia sp. EB41 genome contains these proteins:
- a CDS encoding transcription antiterminator, with product MALSAKQTRMLDILSRRAAWVTAAELAHDLGVTSRSIRSYSAALGELVESGPNGYRVKGEAYAAYLADTPGSSPSAGSPQERLAFLARRLLDEPEGIDVYETAESLFVSDSTIESDLTRVRSLLADTELELDRHGPVARLNGPEIARRKLISRLFRDEMRQGVVDISRIQEAFESEGLAAFKSDLVEMLDARGFFVNEYGINDVLLHMAVALDRVAKDRVLPAAGAAEAGEALRGLADDLGGLVRTHFDVELDPTELRYLAILLRTRVIAPGARADSVAEFVSEADLETVRGIVARASTEYLVDLRDEDFIVRLTLHVQNLVARAHENTYSRNPLTRSIKSSYPMTYELAVYIASRLQAAEGIAVNDDEIAYIAMHVGAYLEQQSRRRDAVRTAVVCPNYYDMHILLREKLESALGDELDIVSVITSTDADWSAIDADLVLTTIDPRGRRENTVIVQPFLTATDVEHIRQSVARIRRQRRRAGIKNELLEYFDESLFLRNFYARDAITMIRALGDRMIATDAIGRDYVEQAVEREQMSSTAFTDTLAVPHAMTMNAKRTAIAIVVNDTAMDWGDARVNVIAFIAFSEGGRAAFQTVFDQFVEVFSDREAVLGLIRRADTFTAFIDELVRIIDA from the coding sequence ATGGCGCTCTCGGCGAAGCAGACGAGGATGCTCGACATCCTGTCGCGTCGTGCTGCCTGGGTGACGGCCGCCGAGCTGGCGCACGACCTGGGCGTGACCTCCCGCAGCATCCGCAGTTACTCCGCCGCGCTCGGCGAGCTGGTCGAGTCGGGGCCGAACGGCTACCGCGTGAAGGGGGAGGCCTACGCCGCCTACCTCGCCGACACACCAGGGTCCTCCCCGTCGGCGGGTTCGCCGCAGGAGCGCCTCGCCTTCCTCGCCCGGCGGCTGCTCGACGAGCCGGAGGGGATCGACGTCTACGAGACGGCGGAGAGCCTCTTCGTGAGCGATTCGACCATCGAGTCGGACCTCACCCGGGTCCGCAGCCTCCTCGCCGACACCGAGCTCGAACTCGACCGGCACGGTCCGGTCGCGCGGTTGAACGGGCCGGAGATCGCGCGGCGCAAGCTGATCAGCCGGCTGTTCCGGGACGAGATGCGGCAGGGCGTCGTCGACATCTCGCGCATCCAGGAGGCGTTCGAGTCGGAGGGGCTGGCCGCGTTCAAATCCGATCTGGTCGAGATGCTGGACGCGCGCGGGTTCTTCGTCAACGAGTACGGCATCAACGACGTGCTGCTGCACATGGCCGTCGCCCTCGACCGCGTCGCCAAGGACCGGGTGCTCCCGGCGGCGGGCGCGGCGGAGGCGGGGGAGGCCCTGCGCGGGCTGGCGGACGACCTCGGCGGGCTCGTGCGCACCCACTTCGACGTGGAGCTCGACCCGACCGAGCTGCGCTACCTCGCCATCCTGCTGCGCACGCGGGTCATCGCGCCGGGAGCGCGCGCCGACAGTGTCGCCGAGTTCGTCAGCGAGGCCGACCTCGAGACCGTGCGCGGGATCGTCGCGCGGGCCTCCACCGAGTACCTGGTCGACCTCCGCGACGAGGACTTCATCGTGCGGCTCACCCTGCACGTCCAGAACCTGGTGGCGAGGGCGCACGAGAACACCTACTCGCGCAACCCGCTCACCCGCTCCATCAAGAGCTCGTACCCGATGACCTACGAGCTGGCCGTCTACATCGCCAGCCGGTTGCAGGCGGCCGAGGGGATCGCGGTCAACGACGACGAGATCGCCTACATCGCGATGCATGTCGGCGCCTATCTGGAGCAGCAGTCGCGCCGCAGGGACGCCGTGCGCACCGCGGTCGTCTGCCCGAACTACTACGACATGCACATCCTGCTGCGCGAGAAGCTGGAGAGCGCGCTCGGCGACGAGTTGGACATCGTGAGCGTCATCACCTCCACCGACGCCGACTGGTCAGCGATCGACGCCGACCTGGTGCTGACCACGATCGACCCGCGCGGGCGGCGGGAGAACACGGTCATCGTGCAGCCGTTCCTCACCGCGACCGACGTGGAGCACATCCGGCAGTCGGTCGCGCGCATCCGCCGGCAGCGCCGCAGGGCCGGGATCAAGAACGAGCTGCTGGAGTACTTCGACGAGAGCCTGTTCCTGCGCAACTTCTACGCGCGCGACGCGATCACGATGATCCGCGCCCTCGGGGACAGGATGATCGCGACGGACGCGATCGGCCGCGACTACGTGGAGCAGGCGGTCGAGCGCGAGCAGATGTCGTCCACGGCCTTCACGGACACCCTCGCAGTGCCGCACGCGATGACGATGAACGCCAAGCGGACGGCGATCGCGATCGTCGTCAACGACACCGCGATGGACTGGGGTGACGCGCGGGTGAACGTGATCGCGTTCATCGCGTTCTCGGAGGGCGGCCGGGCGGCGTTCCAGACCGTCTTCGATCAGTTCGTGGAGGTCTTCTCCGACCGGGAGGCCGTCCTCGGCCTCATCCGCCGCGCCGACACCTTCACCGCCTTCATCGACGAACTCGTCCGCATCATCGACGCGTAG
- a CDS encoding BNR-4 repeat-containing protein: MNHKSITNFLAFGAVLTVLAGGSMRATPVQAAAALNCNPANVAAPVLEDGPEVLASRPVTDATGRQENTAAAFSLNQAVVRDEPRGITYVAYYDATFTLTVAAQTADGAWSTEKPRKLLLDASDNRVGWSEVTLERDRSDSHQELSIAVDSSGALHLAGAIHNEDILYWRETVPGDLGSLTFRSELPGASKNGWMSSLSNERVASYPTFFQGGDGALHMIFRDGITNAANNFIYSYDAASTRWSSVTGLAPLWNGDGKDFKTAPGVYGAYPTTPVWRDDKSGGMFHVAWVWRGHDSKNTNLSYAWSRNLKDWYPMNRNPVDPGIALSLPFTPMRSETLVDAGTHGGLVNGQVQVGFDYSGRVMLTYPRNNPHGDTKLYAARPTGQVNSAGTTWRISDLTAVANDMNNVAGEPLATYISTWNGAQTLEQPRMWHPSPVSLGGGRLIVRYACTNPVTWQTEFRMFKASDTGISGVTFGMEDTFDSKREIPEEISERDSSTGRYPLATRYASTAPFVVEAGTGWAPELTGRTARIIMRWEAGGYVSNNVWPSAEYFPASGSALRIYLVDAG; this comes from the coding sequence GTGAATCACAAGAGTATTACCAACTTTCTGGCGTTCGGAGCGGTCCTGACCGTTCTGGCCGGCGGCTCTATGCGAGCCACGCCCGTGCAGGCGGCCGCAGCTCTCAACTGCAACCCCGCGAATGTCGCGGCGCCCGTGCTTGAAGACGGCCCGGAGGTCCTCGCCTCACGTCCAGTCACCGATGCCACCGGGAGGCAGGAGAACACGGCCGCAGCGTTCTCGCTGAATCAAGCGGTGGTTCGAGATGAACCCCGGGGGATCACCTACGTCGCGTACTACGACGCGACGTTCACCTTGACGGTCGCCGCTCAGACTGCAGACGGTGCGTGGTCGACCGAGAAACCACGAAAGCTGCTGTTGGATGCGTCCGATAACCGCGTGGGTTGGTCCGAGGTGACCCTGGAGAGGGATCGTAGCGATTCGCACCAGGAACTGAGCATCGCAGTCGACTCTTCCGGCGCGCTTCATCTGGCAGGCGCCATCCACAACGAGGACATCCTGTACTGGCGCGAAACCGTACCCGGGGACCTTGGATCGCTGACATTCCGTTCGGAGCTGCCCGGCGCGTCGAAGAACGGCTGGATGTCATCTCTTTCCAATGAGCGCGTTGCAAGCTATCCCACCTTCTTTCAGGGTGGGGACGGAGCGCTGCACATGATCTTCCGAGATGGGATCACGAACGCAGCGAACAACTTCATCTATTCGTACGACGCCGCTTCGACCCGCTGGTCGAGTGTGACGGGGCTTGCCCCCCTCTGGAACGGTGACGGCAAAGACTTCAAGACGGCGCCCGGCGTGTACGGGGCATACCCGACCACACCGGTGTGGCGGGACGATAAGTCGGGTGGGATGTTCCACGTGGCTTGGGTTTGGCGAGGCCACGACAGCAAGAACACGAACCTTTCGTATGCATGGTCGAGGAACCTGAAGGACTGGTATCCGATGAATCGGAATCCGGTTGACCCAGGAATTGCGTTGAGTCTTCCTTTCACTCCAATGAGGTCTGAGACGTTGGTCGATGCCGGTACTCACGGGGGGTTGGTGAATGGTCAGGTTCAAGTCGGCTTCGACTACTCCGGCCGCGTGATGCTCACCTACCCGCGCAACAATCCGCACGGTGACACGAAGCTCTACGCAGCGCGCCCGACCGGGCAGGTCAACTCTGCCGGGACGACATGGCGGATCAGCGACCTCACCGCGGTGGCGAACGATATGAACAACGTCGCGGGCGAGCCTCTCGCGACCTACATCTCCACCTGGAACGGTGCCCAGACGCTGGAGCAGCCGCGGATGTGGCACCCCTCGCCGGTCTCCCTCGGAGGCGGGCGATTGATCGTCCGCTACGCATGCACGAATCCGGTGACCTGGCAGACCGAATTTCGAATGTTCAAGGCGTCAGACACGGGCATTTCCGGGGTGACCTTCGGCATGGAAGACACGTTCGACAGCAAGCGGGAAATCCCTGAGGAGATAAGCGAACGAGACTCGTCGACGGGCCGATACCCGTTGGCCACCCGCTACGCCAGCACGGCGCCCTTCGTGGTCGAGGCAGGCACCGGATGGGCTCCCGAACTCACCGGAAGGACGGCACGCATCATCATGCGATGGGAAGCAGGAGGGTATGTCTCCAACAATGTGTGGCCTAGTGCGGAATACTTTCCGGCGTCGGGTAGTGCCCTGCGCATCTACCTTGTGGATGCGGGCTGA
- a CDS encoding PTS sugar transporter subunit IIB produces MKIIVVCGAGASSTFVAVKLRSAAAARGLRVQVAAGSASQLDSLAAVDVVLVGAHLESVVPALRARAAATGTAVAVLPPVSPAALDGALALDLALNAKAGAR; encoded by the coding sequence ATGAAGATCATCGTTGTCTGCGGCGCCGGCGCCTCCAGCACCTTCGTCGCTGTGAAGCTCCGCAGCGCCGCTGCGGCACGCGGGCTGCGGGTGCAGGTCGCCGCGGGCAGCGCGAGCCAGCTCGACTCGCTCGCCGCGGTGGACGTCGTGCTCGTCGGCGCGCACCTGGAGTCCGTGGTCCCCGCGCTGCGTGCGCGGGCCGCCGCCACCGGCACCGCCGTCGCCGTCCTGCCGCCCGTGTCGCCCGCCGCACTCGACGGTGCACTCGCGCTGGATCTGGCCCTGAACGCGAAGGCCGGGGCACGATGA
- a CDS encoding HPr family phosphocarrier protein, which yields MAERIITVGSTHGLHARPAKLFVEAVGASGAKVSLSKEGGRTVDAGSILGVISLGIDHGDKIVLTTDAANGESVLDDLAVILTTDHDA from the coding sequence ATGGCTGAGCGGATCATCACCGTCGGATCGACCCACGGGCTGCACGCCCGTCCCGCCAAGCTCTTCGTGGAGGCCGTCGGCGCCTCCGGTGCGAAGGTGTCGCTGTCGAAGGAGGGCGGCCGCACGGTGGACGCCGGCAGCATCCTCGGCGTCATCTCGCTGGGCATCGACCACGGCGACAAGATCGTGCTGACGACCGACGCCGCGAACGGCGAATCCGTCCTCGACGACCTGGCCGTGATCCTCACCACGGACCACGACGCCTGA
- the ptsP gene encoding phosphoenolpyruvate--protein phosphotransferase, which produces MSETTDQTAATTQLTGAGIGQGIALGRVLRMSDPLPEPEATPSTRTPDEEKARVAQAVATVAADLRERAGRVTGTAADVLEAQSMMAEDSSLADDVASRIDGGTTAERAVFEGFGVFRDMLIGLGGYMGERATDLDDVAQRVIAALEGHAAPGVPESDEPYILVARDLAPADTALLDLTKVLGLVTREGGPTSHTAILAREKAIVAIVGVAGADDLAAGTEVILDAGAGAVTVAPTAAQSDDARRRIAEREAALSGGLEPGALADGTAIPLLANLGSAEGAQKAIDAGAEGVGLFRTEFLFLDARMAPTVEQQREQYVKLLHAFPGKKVVVRVLDAGADKPLEFLNDAHEDNPALGLRGIRALRANEDILREQLTALAEADALTKADLWVMAPMVATVEETRYFMTLAGEFGLKTVGVMVEVPSAALLADRVLREASFASIGTNDLTQYTMAADRLLGSVAGFQDPWHPAVLRLVGEVGAAGAAHGKPVGICGEAAADPLLAVVLVGLGATTLSMSPAALADVRLSLTRYTLDQARALAGAALAADGAAEAREAVRTTAAGFAQPPA; this is translated from the coding sequence ATGTCCGAGACCACAGACCAGACAGCGGCGACGACGCAACTCACCGGGGCCGGCATCGGGCAGGGCATCGCGCTGGGCCGCGTGCTCCGGATGTCCGACCCGCTGCCCGAGCCGGAGGCGACCCCGAGCACCCGCACCCCGGACGAGGAGAAGGCCCGCGTCGCGCAGGCCGTCGCGACCGTCGCCGCCGACCTGCGCGAGCGCGCCGGCCGGGTGACCGGGACCGCGGCGGACGTTCTGGAGGCGCAGTCGATGATGGCGGAGGACTCCTCCCTCGCCGACGACGTGGCCTCCCGGATCGACGGCGGCACGACAGCCGAGCGAGCGGTGTTCGAGGGCTTCGGGGTGTTCCGCGACATGCTCATCGGCCTCGGCGGCTACATGGGCGAGCGCGCCACCGACCTGGACGACGTGGCCCAGCGGGTGATCGCGGCTCTGGAGGGCCACGCCGCGCCGGGCGTTCCGGAGTCGGACGAGCCGTACATCCTGGTGGCCCGCGACCTCGCTCCGGCCGACACGGCGCTGCTCGACCTGACGAAGGTCCTCGGCCTCGTCACCCGGGAGGGCGGGCCGACCTCCCACACCGCGATCCTGGCCCGCGAGAAGGCGATCGTCGCGATCGTCGGCGTCGCAGGCGCTGACGACCTGGCTGCGGGCACCGAGGTGATCCTCGACGCCGGAGCCGGCGCCGTCACCGTCGCCCCGACCGCGGCGCAGTCCGACGACGCCCGCCGCCGCATCGCCGAGCGGGAGGCCGCCCTCTCCGGCGGTCTCGAGCCCGGCGCGCTGGCCGACGGCACCGCGATCCCGCTGCTGGCCAACCTCGGCTCGGCCGAGGGCGCGCAAAAGGCGATCGACGCAGGAGCGGAGGGCGTCGGCCTGTTCCGCACCGAGTTCCTCTTCCTCGACGCGCGCATGGCGCCGACCGTGGAGCAGCAGCGCGAGCAGTACGTGAAGCTGCTGCATGCGTTCCCCGGCAAGAAGGTCGTCGTGCGGGTGCTCGACGCGGGCGCGGACAAGCCGCTGGAGTTCCTCAACGACGCCCACGAGGACAACCCGGCGCTGGGCCTGCGCGGCATCCGGGCGCTCCGCGCCAACGAGGACATCCTCCGCGAGCAGCTCACCGCCCTCGCCGAGGCCGACGCGCTGACGAAGGCCGACCTGTGGGTGATGGCCCCGATGGTCGCGACCGTCGAGGAGACCCGCTACTTCATGACGCTGGCCGGCGAGTTCGGGCTGAAGACCGTGGGCGTCATGGTGGAGGTCCCGTCCGCCGCGCTGCTGGCCGACCGGGTGCTGCGGGAGGCCTCCTTCGCCTCCATCGGCACCAACGACCTCACCCAGTACACGATGGCCGCCGACCGCCTGCTCGGCTCGGTCGCCGGCTTCCAGGACCCGTGGCACCCTGCCGTCCTCCGCCTCGTCGGCGAGGTCGGCGCTGCCGGGGCCGCGCACGGCAAGCCGGTCGGGATCTGCGGCGAGGCCGCGGCCGACCCGCTGCTCGCGGTGGTGCTCGTCGGCCTCGGCGCGACCACCCTCTCGATGTCGCCCGCGGCCCTCGCCGACGTGCGGCTGTCCCTCACGCGTTACACCCTCGACCAGGCGAGAGCCCTGGCCGGGGCAGCACTGGCCGCCGATGGCGCGGCCGAAGCCCGGGAGGCCGTCCGAACCACGGCCGCCGGGTTCGCCCAACCACCTGCCTAG
- a CDS encoding PTS sugar transporter subunit IIA — protein sequence MTDTILDRANVVAAGSATTREDAIREAGELLVRAGAVQPGYVDSMGQREATVSTFMGNGLAIPHGTNESKDEIVRSALSFIRYSSPLDWGGEEVRFVVGIAGKNNEHLDILSKIAILFSEEDDVQQLIDAPDADALFALLGDVND from the coding sequence ATGACCGACACGATTCTCGACCGGGCGAACGTCGTGGCCGCGGGCAGCGCGACCACGCGGGAGGACGCGATCCGGGAGGCGGGTGAGCTGCTCGTCAGGGCGGGCGCCGTGCAGCCGGGGTACGTCGACTCGATGGGGCAGCGGGAGGCGACCGTCTCCACCTTCATGGGGAACGGCCTGGCCATCCCGCACGGCACCAACGAGTCCAAGGACGAGATCGTGCGCTCGGCGCTCTCCTTCATCCGCTACTCCTCGCCGCTCGACTGGGGCGGCGAGGAGGTGCGGTTCGTCGTCGGCATCGCCGGGAAGAACAACGAGCACCTCGACATCCTGAGCAAGATCGCCATCCTCTTCTCGGAGGAGGACGATGTGCAGCAGCTCATCGACGCGCCGGACGCGGACGCCCTGTTCGCGCTGCTCGGCGACGTCAACGACTGA
- a CDS encoding PTS mannitol transporter subunit IICB produces the protein MTSATATTPKQPSSARVHVQRFGTFLSNMVMPNIPAFIAWGFITALFIATGWLQNTGWAISGILGGFGDQAKIGWSGAATVLAQDPSGHTFQQYVGLVGPMITYLLPLLIANTGGRMVYGVRGGVVGAIATMGVIVGSNIPMFIGAMIMGPLGAWVMKQVDRLWEGKIKAGFEMLVNNFSAGIVGMLLSIGAFFGIAPLVEWLSSILSNAVNWLVTAHLLPFASLLIEPGKVLFLNNAINHGVLTPLGIEQAQQQGKSILFLLEANPGPGFGILIAYSIFGLGIAKASAPGAALIQFVGGIHEIYFPYVLMKPMIVIAAILGGMTGIAINVTFNSGLRAPASPGSIIAVLIQSPASSIVGVTLSVIGAATVSFVVASIILRASRKRDLASGNAGDLHAAVAQTEANKGKESSILEGLVQEGEHDTGDAQGDGTDRLVRNIVFACDAGMGSSAMGASVLRNKIKKAGVEGVTVTNQAISNLDGTADLVITQRELTDRAKGQSPDSLHVSVDNFMNSPKYDEVVDLVAKQQTVTEDATK, from the coding sequence ATGACATCGGCGACAGCGACGACGCCGAAGCAGCCCAGTAGCGCTCGCGTCCACGTGCAGCGCTTCGGGACCTTCCTCTCGAACATGGTCATGCCGAACATCCCGGCGTTCATCGCCTGGGGGTTCATCACGGCCCTCTTCATCGCCACCGGCTGGCTCCAGAACACCGGCTGGGCGATCAGCGGAATCCTGGGCGGCTTCGGCGACCAGGCCAAGATCGGCTGGAGCGGCGCGGCCACCGTGCTCGCCCAGGACCCGAGCGGCCACACCTTCCAGCAGTACGTGGGCCTCGTCGGCCCGATGATCACCTACCTGCTGCCCCTGCTGATCGCGAACACCGGAGGCCGCATGGTCTACGGCGTCCGCGGCGGCGTGGTCGGCGCGATCGCGACCATGGGTGTCATCGTCGGCTCGAACATCCCGATGTTCATCGGCGCGATGATCATGGGCCCGCTCGGCGCCTGGGTGATGAAGCAGGTGGACCGCCTGTGGGAGGGGAAGATCAAAGCCGGCTTCGAGATGCTGGTGAACAACTTCTCCGCCGGCATCGTCGGAATGCTGTTGTCGATCGGCGCCTTCTTCGGCATCGCGCCGCTCGTCGAGTGGCTGAGCTCGATCCTGAGCAACGCGGTCAACTGGCTGGTCACGGCGCACCTGCTGCCGTTCGCGAGCCTCCTGATCGAGCCGGGCAAGGTGCTGTTCCTCAACAACGCCATCAACCACGGCGTGCTCACCCCGCTCGGCATCGAGCAGGCGCAGCAGCAGGGCAAGTCGATCCTGTTCCTGCTGGAGGCCAACCCCGGCCCCGGCTTCGGCATCCTGATCGCCTACTCGATCTTCGGCCTCGGCATCGCCAAGGCGAGCGCCCCGGGCGCCGCGCTGATCCAGTTCGTCGGCGGAATCCACGAGATCTACTTCCCGTACGTTCTGATGAAGCCGATGATCGTCATCGCGGCGATCCTCGGCGGCATGACCGGCATCGCGATCAACGTGACGTTCAATTCGGGCCTGCGCGCTCCCGCGTCGCCCGGATCGATCATCGCGGTGCTCATCCAGTCGCCGGCCAGCAGCATCGTGGGCGTCACGCTCTCGGTGATCGGCGCCGCGACGGTGTCGTTCGTGGTCGCCTCGATCATCCTGCGGGCCAGCCGCAAGCGCGACCTGGCCAGCGGCAACGCGGGCGACCTGCACGCCGCCGTCGCGCAGACCGAGGCCAACAAGGGCAAAGAGTCCTCGATCCTCGAGGGCCTGGTCCAGGAGGGCGAGCACGACACCGGCGACGCGCAGGGCGACGGCACCGACCGGCTGGTGCGCAACATCGTCTTCGCGTGCGACGCTGGGATGGGTTCGTCCGCGATGGGCGCGTCCGTGCTGCGGAACAAGATCAAGAAGGCCGGCGTGGAGGGGGTCACGGTGACGAATCAGGCCATCAGCAACCTCGACGGCACGGCCGACCTGGTGATCACGCAGCGGGAGCTCACCGACCGGGCCAAGGGCCAGTCGCCTGACTCGCTGCACGTGTCCGTCGACAACTTCATGAACAGCCCCAAGTACGACGAGGTCGTCGACCTCGTCGCCAAGCAGCAGACCGTCACGGAGGACGCCACCAAATGA